CTGTTTACCGACTTCCTGCTGGAATGGCTGGAGATGATCAAGCACAATGTGGAAATGACCACCTACGCCTCTTACGCTATGTCCATCAAGAGCTGCATTATTCCTTACTTTAAGGAATTCAGGCTTACATTGAAGGATGTTACGCCGAAGCACATCCAGGACTATTATCAGTACGAGCTGAACGAGAAAGGCGTAAGCGCCTGCACGGTCATCCATCGCCACGCCAACATTCGCAAGGCGTTGCAGTACGCGTTCAAGGTGGGGCTGATCGCCTTTAATCCCGCCGACCGGATCGAGCGGCCCAAGACCGCAAAATTTGTGGGCAGTATTTACGATGCCGGGGAATTGGAAGCCTTGTTCGCTATCGTGAAAAATAAACCGATAGAGCTGGCCGTTATCCTGGGCGCGTTTTACGGGTTGCGCCGCAGTGAAATCGTTGGGCTGAAATGGAACGCCATTGACTTTGAAAAAAAGACGCTGACCATCAAGCACACCGTAACTGAGGTAAGGGTGGACGGAAAAGCCATCATCGTGGAAAAGGACCGCACCAAAACTAAGTCCAGCCACCGCACCCTGCCGCTGGTAGAGCCCTTTGAAAAGCTTCTCCGGCAGATGAAGACCGAGCAGGAGCGTAATCAAAAAGTGTGCGGCAACGCTTATTGCCGGGAGCATCTCGGCTACATCTACGTGAACGAGTTGGGAGAACGGGTCAAGCCGGGCTATATTACCCAGAATTTCGCGCTCACGCTGAAAAACCACGGCTTGAAGAAAATTCGTTTTCACGATCTGCGCCATAGCTGCGCCAGTTTGTTGTATGCCAACGGAGTCAGCCTGAAAGAGATCCAGGAGTGGTTGGGACACAGTGATATTTCCACCACCTCGAACATCTACACTCACCTGGATTTCAGCTCCAAGGTCGCTTCGGCCAACGCCATCATCGGCGTATATCCCTCCTGACATCCCTCCAAAACGGCGGAATGCCAGGTAAATAGGGAGCTGAGAGCACTGCAAATTTGCGCAAAATGGTTCATGTGAAGGTATGAAGGACGGCAAACGATAGGGTGCCGCCAGAAAAGAAAAAAGCCCTCAAATCCGCTTGTATCGCGGCTTTAAGAGCATTAACTTCTGGTGCCGATGGCCGGAGTCGAACCGGCATGGAGGTTATCCAACGGTTTTTGAGACCGCCGCGTCTGCCAATTCCGCCACATCGGCAAGTTTATTTCAATTTCCCTCTCCATCATCCGACTTTGGAATTTGGAGGGATATGGTGGAGGGATATTAAAAACCTTAGAGACTATTCAATTATCAAGAACCCAGCAACCACGCGGGTTTGGGAGCCGCCGACCGGTCGAAAAGGGCTTCTCACGCAGTAGATTTTGAGACCGCCGCGTCTGCCAATTCCGCCACATCGGCATTATTTGGTCTTATTGGCTAGATAAATTCAACAAACGCTGTCTGGTGACTTGCAAGAAAAATTG
This genomic interval from Desulfoscipio sp. XC116 contains the following:
- a CDS encoding tyrosine-type recombinase/integrase, giving the protein MVTGHLREKNGYFQMILTYKDMNGKRQTKSVSTGLPVKGNKKRAETLLWKTRQEFNPDTAMSDKNALFADFLKKWLQDAINRVDADTYALYTYDAKAFIIPYFKDTAVTVAKIKPGDIEGYYQYERTEKNALNTALLQYHEVIEEALAYAVELELIRDNPADKVNPISGEVRILFTDFLLEWLEMIKHNVEMTTYASYAMSIKSCIIPYFKEFRLTLKDVTPKHIQDYYQYELNEKGVSACTVIHRHANIRKALQYAFKVGLIAFNPADRIERPKTAKFVGSIYDAGELEALFAIVKNKPIELAVILGAFYGLRRSEIVGLKWNAIDFEKKTLTIKHTVTEVRVDGKAIIVEKDRTKTKSSHRTLPLVEPFEKLLRQMKTEQERNQKVCGNAYCREHLGYIYVNELGERVKPGYITQNFALTLKNHGLKKIRFHDLRHSCASLLYANGVSLKEIQEWLGHSDISTTSNIYTHLDFSSKVASANAIIGVYPS